One segment of Osmerus mordax isolate fOsmMor3 chromosome 28, fOsmMor3.pri, whole genome shotgun sequence DNA contains the following:
- the LOC136938225 gene encoding Golgi-associated plant pathogenesis-related protein 1-like isoform X2, with amino-acid sequence MASASFQKEFLDTHNAYRQKHNTASLTLSSELSASAQKWADHLVSIKTLQHSTTDKGENLYFAWSSAPKTLTGKEAVDSWYSEIKDYNFAQARFGSNTGHFTQVVWKESTQVGVGLASDGNNIFVVGQYSPAGNMNMPGYFENNVLPLA; translated from the exons ATGGCAA GTGCGAGCTTTCAGAAAGAGTTCCTGGACACTCACAACGCATACAGACAGAAGCACAACACAGCCTCCCTGACGCTCAGCAGCGAACTATCAGCCTCCGCTCAGAAGTGGGCCGACCACCTGGTCTCCATCAAAACCCTGCAACACAGCACCACAGACAAAGGAGAAAACCTCTATTTTGCATGGAGCTCCGCGCCTAAAACCTTGACTG GCAAGGAAGCAGTTGACAGCTGGTACAGTGAGATCAAAGACTACAATTTCGCACAAGCAAGATTCGGCTCCAACACTG GTCATTTCACCCAGGTTGTGTGGAAGGAGAGCACTCAGGTAGGAGTGGGCCTGGCATCTGATGGGAACAACATCTTCGTGGTGGGGCAGTACAGCCCAGCAGGAAACATGAACATGCCAGGCTACTTTGAGAACAACGTCCTTCCCCTAG CATAA
- the LOC136938225 gene encoding Golgi-associated plant pathogenesis-related protein 1-like isoform X1, producing the protein MASASFQKEFLDTHNAYRQKHNTASLTLSSELSASAQKWADHLVSIKTLQHSTTDKGENLYFAWSSAPKTLTGKEAVDSWYSEIKDYNFAQARFGSNTGHFTQVVWKESTQVGVGLASDGNNIFVVGQYSPAGNMNMPGYFENNVLPLASKGTGGGGKNPSEGNSIKSSCTLL; encoded by the exons ATGGCAA GTGCGAGCTTTCAGAAAGAGTTCCTGGACACTCACAACGCATACAGACAGAAGCACAACACAGCCTCCCTGACGCTCAGCAGCGAACTATCAGCCTCCGCTCAGAAGTGGGCCGACCACCTGGTCTCCATCAAAACCCTGCAACACAGCACCACAGACAAAGGAGAAAACCTCTATTTTGCATGGAGCTCCGCGCCTAAAACCTTGACTG GCAAGGAAGCAGTTGACAGCTGGTACAGTGAGATCAAAGACTACAATTTCGCACAAGCAAGATTCGGCTCCAACACTG GTCATTTCACCCAGGTTGTGTGGAAGGAGAGCACTCAGGTAGGAGTGGGCCTGGCATCTGATGGGAACAACATCTTCGTGGTGGGGCAGTACAGCCCAGCAGGAAACATGAACATGCCAGGCTACTTTGAGAACAACGTCCTTCCCCTAG CTAGCAAAGGGACTGGTGGCGGTGGGAAGAACCCAAGTGAGGGCAACTCCATCAAATCATCATGCACCCTGCTGTAG